Proteins encoded by one window of Bacillus rossius redtenbacheri isolate Brsri chromosome 14, Brsri_v3, whole genome shotgun sequence:
- the LOC134539082 gene encoding facilitated trehalose transporter Tret1-like, whose amino-acid sequence MDTGQKFGNLPTGSAPVARSVPVWPQHVAALLATLSTMSAGIVIGWSTTALPYLAEELAELEVSQEEGSWLSSLSALGAFAGAAPAGLLADRFGRKRVLLALGAPFIVSWLMLVAAHHSLPVVYAARFIAGLGTGGSFVLAPIYNEEIAEVRIRGTLGSYAEVMLCLGVLYVFVMGTILPFVWSQVACLLVVLLFLCAFAWLPESPVYLVKKGLADEAQRALAWLRGADDPRDPAVQKELQAIEGFVHESQQVREKPKTSRRRLPVSSNTLKVTGIVYGLMILQQMSGTSAFMFNLVSVFRDAGVDMSAHVASIIVAAVQLAGGVLAALVVDRLARRLLLVASMSVMAVCLVAIAVYTRLHLGGAVDTSRASWLPLLALCVYVIAFELGIGTLPWLMMAELAPSSSHGFVCGSSVSVNWLVMFAVTKTFGDMVAGAGLAMTYGVYAVFMVVGAAFAHWCVPETSGKTREQIQHELKYGRAASPSDLERAS is encoded by the exons ATGGACACCGGCCAGAAGTTCGGGAACCTGCCGACAGGAAGCGCGCCTGTCGCCAGATCGGTACCTGTGTGGCCCCAACACGTGGCTGCCCTTCTGG CCACGCTGTCGACCATGAGCGCGGGCATCGTGATCGGCTGGTCGACCACGGCGCTGCCCTACCTGGCCGAGGAGCTGGCCGAGCTGGAGGTGTCACAGGAGGAGGGCTCGTGGCTCAGCTCGCTGTCCGCGCTGGGCGCGTTCGCCGGCGCCGCGCCCGCCGGCCTGCTCGCCGACCGCTTCGGCCGCAAGAGGGTGCTGCTGGCCCTCGGGGCGCCCTTCATCGTCAGCTGGCTGATGCTCGTGGCGGCCCACCACAGC CTGCCGGTGGTCTATGCCGCTCGCTTCATCGCCGGCCTGGGCACGGGAGGCTCCTTCGTGCTGGCGCCCATCTACAACGAGGAGATCGCCGAGGTGCGCATCCGGGGCACGCTCGGCTCCTACGCCGAGGTGATGCTGTGCTTGGGCGTGCTCTACGTGTTCGTCATGGGCACGATCCTGCCCTTCGTGTGGTCGCAAGTGGCGTGCCTCTTGGTGGTGCTGTTGTTCCTGTGCGCCTTCGCTTGGTTGCCCGAGTCCCCCGTGTACCTCGTGAAGAAGGGTCTGGCCGACGAGGCGCAGCGGGCCCTGGCCTGGCTCAGGGGCGCCGACGACCCTCGCGACCCTGCCGTCCAGAAGGAGCTGCAGGCCATCGAGGGCTTCGTGCACGAGTCCCAGCAGGTCCGGGAGAAGCCGAAGACGTCGAGGAGGAGGCTGCCGGTGTCGTCCAACACCCTGAAGGTGACGGGCATCGTGTACGGCCTGATGATCCTCCAGCAGATGAGCGGGACCTCGGCGTTCATGTTCAACCTGGTGAGCGTGTTCCGGGACGCCGGCGTCGACATGTCGGCCCACGTCGCCTCCATCATCGTCGCCGCCGTGCAGCTGGCCGGCGGGGTGCTGGCGGCGCTCGTCGTCGACCGCCTGGCCCGGAGGCTCCTGCTCGTCGCGTCCATGTCCGTCATGGCGGTCTGCCTGGTCGCCATCGCCGTCTACACCCGCCTGCACCTGGGCGGCGCCGTCGACACGTCGCGCGCCAGCTGGCTGCCCTTGCTCGCGCTCTGCGTCTACGTGATCGCCTTCGAGCTGGGCATCGGCACCCTGCCGTGGCTCATGATGGCCGAGCTGGCGCCCAGCTCGTCGCACGGCTTCGTCTGCGGCTCGTCCGTCAGCGTCAACTGGCTGGTCATGTTCGCCGTGACCAAGACCTTCGGCGACATGGTGGCCGGCGCGGGGCTGGCCATGACGTACGGCGTGTACGCGGTGTTCATGGTCGTCGGCGCGGCGTTCGCGCACTGGTGCGTGCCTGAGACTAGCGGCAAGACGCGCGAGCAGATACAGCACGAGCTCAAGTACGGCAGAGCTGCATCGCCCTCGGACCTGGA